CAATAGAGACGCCGGCGAATTTTTTGCCAAAAATAACAATGCCGAGCAGAATACCCAGCATGTCCAGCACGAAGCAGGTCACAGAGATTGGTATTTCAGCTCACTGATAAGTCAGGAGCGCAAGCCCCACACTGCCACCTTCCGCAATGCCGCATCTGGCATGGATATTATAAATTCCAAATGATGTAGTCGCCGCGCCCAGCAGGATTAAGCTGAGTCTGCTTAAGCGTTTTGATGAAAACATGATGTCAAACCCTTTCATAAATGTTATATATCGTATACGATACTTCATATTGTAAAGGTAGAAATTAAATTTGTCAAATTGCCAAGTCGTGCGGAAGTCAGCGGAAGCGAGCGGAGTCAGGCGGGAAACAGGGATAAACAGGGATTACGGCAGATTGGCAGGAAATAACAGGGATAGCCACGATTCGCTGGACTATTTGCTTAAGTAAAGGCATTTTTATAATGCTGCAGATCCAGAACCATCCCGCTTTGCTTATTTAGCCAGATGGAAACGATGTCAAATTGATATTCCGGTTCTGTTTTAGATTCCAGCATGATATAGTAGAGGGCTAAATTCCGCAGCTTTTGCTGCTTTTTGGCATTCACTGCTAAATATGCCTCGCCGAAGGCGGTGCTCGTACGGGATTTCACTTCCACAAAAATCAATGACCTGCCGAGAGAACAAACGAGATCCAGTTCTCCGATGGGAGTACGGTAATTCCTTTGCAGAATCTGGTACCCTGATTTTTGCAGATAAGCAGCGGCTGCCGCTTCTCCCAGCGCGCCGATGGTTTTGGAATCCAACACGGGGGAGCTCACCTCACAATCTCTGCGTTCTCTGCTCAAAAACCTGCGCTGCCCTCACGCGGCTGAGCAGCCCGGCTTCCCTGAGTAATCGGCATGCGGATAATCCGCCCCTGAAAATGGTACGTTTTTGTCTCGCCTGCAGCAGGCTCTTCTCTTTTCGATTCAGACAGAGGGAAACCCTGCCATCATTTTCAGCGGGATGCTGATTTCTTATTTGACTATTGCCGCGTTCTCTTGTAAAATGGTATCAATGACTCCAGGTTTCCCGTGTGGCTGCCTTCGGTTCGCTGCAGCAGGATCGCAGTCAGAGAAAAACTCTAAAAGGAGAGGACGAGATGTCAGAACTTCTTATTCGCAATGTTCGTTTGCTGGATGGCAGCGGCGCACCCTGGCAGCGAGGCAGTCTGTTGGTGCAAAATGGTAAAATCGCCGCGATGGGAGCCTTAGATGTCACAGCAGAGCAGGAAATTGACGGTCAGGATGGTTATCTGACGCCTGGTTTTATTGATATTCATACGCATGGAGACCGGGGAATTTTGCAATTTCCCGCAGCGGAGAATTATCTCCGCCAGGGAGTTACCACCCTGATCGGCGGGAATTGCGGCGGTTCCTGCTATCCTATCGGCATCCATCGCGCGGCAGTCGCGCAAATCGGTACGTCTTTGCATTATGGGCTTTTGGTTGGGCACGGCAGCATTCGTGAAGATGTGATGGGAATGGAAATGCGTTATCCCACAGCCGGCGAGCAGGCGAGAATGGAAGCCCTGACGGAAGCAGCCATGGCACAGGGAGCGCTGGGCATGTCCTTCGGTCTCTATTATACGCCGGGCAGTTATGCTCAAAAACAGGAAGTAGTGGGTTTAGCCAAAGCAGTTGCGAAGCATCATGGCTTTATCAGCATCCATATGCGGGATGAGAGCGATTATAACATCGGTTTGCTGGCTTCGGTGGAGGAAGCGATTGATATTGCCCGTCAGGCGGAGGTGCCGCTGCAAATATCGCATCTGAAATGCCTGGGCAAATCGGTTTGGGGCAGGGCAGAACAGGTGCTGGCTCTCTTGGACGCGGCCAGAGCGGAAGGGTTGGAAATCAGTTTTGACCAATATCCATATCTTGCTTCCGGAACCTCTTTGGTCGGCGCTTTGGTGCCGGGTTGGGCCCAGGCCGGCGGAACAGAGGCCATGCGGCAGCGTCTGCAGGATCCCGCTCTGCGCGCACAGCTGCGGCGGGAAATGTTGGCCAATCTGGAGCGCCGGGGCGGACCGGACAGTTTGCTGATCGCCGCTTGTCCGGCGGTTCCTTCCTTTGGCGGTGCCAGTTTGAAGGAAGCCGCAGAGATTCTGCAGCTGGAACCGGTCGATGCGGCTTTCGCCATGATAGAAAAGGGTCCGGTTCAGATTGTTTCCTTTAATATGCAGGAAGCGGATCTGCGCAAAATCATGCGGCATCCGCTGGGCATGATCGGGTCTGACGGCAGTATTGTGAAATTTGGCAAAGACGT
The DNA window shown above is from Negativicutes bacterium and carries:
- a CDS encoding amidohydrolase family protein, with translation MSELLIRNVRLLDGSGAPWQRGSLLVQNGKIAAMGALDVTAEQEIDGQDGYLTPGFIDIHTHGDRGILQFPAAENYLRQGVTTLIGGNCGGSCYPIGIHRAAVAQIGTSLHYGLLVGHGSIREDVMGMEMRYPTAGEQARMEALTEAAMAQGALGMSFGLYYTPGSYAQKQEVVGLAKAVAKHHGFISIHMRDESDYNIGLLASVEEAIDIARQAEVPLQISHLKCLGKSVWGRAEQVLALLDAARAEGLEISFDQYPYLASGTSLVGALVPGWAQAGGTEAMRQRLQDPALRAQLRREMLANLERRGGPDSLLIAACPAVPSFGGASLKEAAEILQLEPVDAAFAMIEKGPVQIVSFNMQEADLRKIMRHPLGMIGSDGSIVKFGKDVPHPRYYGTFPRVLGYYALQEGVITLAEAVRRMTSAPAARLHLWDRGLLRPGLQADLTLFDGNTVRDNATYDNPHRYGSGIELVVVAGRIALRDGVLLDAKAGTIL
- a CDS encoding YraN family protein; translation: MLDSKTIGALGEAAAAAYLQKSGYQILQRNYRTPIGELDLVCSLGRSLIFVEVKSRTSTAFGEAYLAVNAKKQQKLRNLALYYIMLESKTEPEYQFDIVSIWLNKQSGMVLDLQHYKNAFT